A segment of the Ochotona princeps isolate mOchPri1 chromosome 16, mOchPri1.hap1, whole genome shotgun sequence genome:
TCCTGGGATCCCAGTTCAGTCTTGCCCACCTGACAGGGCCCCTGGGGTTTGAATGTGTCTCTCAGGCCTCCTGGGTCCAAGGTCAGTGACTTGACCCCTTCATTGTAGACTCAGTAGTTTCTGCTTCCTGGGTGGGCTACATGCTGTCTTTTTGGGATTTCATTAAAGCAACCACTCAACCTGCTCCCCCAACTCCCCATCCAGTTTCCACAGAGGAGTCACTGTGGTCAGTTCACACCCCCGAGACACTAGGTGACCCAGGCTGCAAGGACAAGGCTGGGGCCGGCTCATCTCACCATGGTGAATGGAGCACGCGTTGCTGCCTGGCAACAACAGCAGGCCCTCCAGGTGCACGTGTTGCTTCAGGTTTATGCTGACGTCACAAGGACAAGCTTTACCTGTGGCTGGTTGCCTGTGTCATGCGGGGTGGGTTCCTCACTTGCCTGTGTGTTCCAACAGCACTTTAGGCTGATGTCCTGGTGTGATGCAAGGCAGTGTGTTACCCGCCACCATGGGAAATCCGCCGTTCAGCCCGGGAAAAGTCCTGCCAGGCGCTCGTGGGCGGCTGTGTCCTGCTTGGGGTGGAGGTGGTGTGCTGGAGCAGAAGAGCCCTGTAGCTTGGGAAGTGGCTTTGATGAAGCTCCTGTAAATGGAGCTTGTGAAATGGGTGAGGAACCAGCCCAGTTATCCTAGTTACTCCTGGAGACGCTGCCCATGggtgtttttcttttgtgatcAGATGTGGATTTTGTCTCTTAGGTTTGTTAGTGGTATTTAATTGAATGGTTTTCTCTGACTTTAGAGTTCACCTGGAGGGAGAATCACATCAATCACCAGGGAATTTGGTTTAGACCTAGAGAAAAGGCATGTGCAGATCAAATCCACCATTCCTTTCCTTCTCAATTTAACAAGAATCCTCACTGTAGCTTGGTAATCAAGGCGAGAAACATGGTTGAAAGGATGATTAGCTGAGTGGAGCTTGGTAGCCAATTCAGCGGTTGGCCGCTAATGTCATTCACCTGGCTGCCGTGGTGTCTCCTGGACTGCCTCTCACATGCTCAGGTGCTCCATGGATTGGTGTTTCCCCCTCCAGAGTAAACAAGGTGGGTTTCTCAGTTTTCAAGGACAAACACTTGGGAAATACAGCCCACAAGGCTTTCTTATTTCATACCCATTTTCCAGAGACTGTGCAGGTAGGATCTTACCAGAGTGCTGGATGTCTGTCCTTGCTTCCTGCTCACCAGCCAGCTCTTGTTCTGAATACCCATGGCCTGAGCAGCCTGCACCTGTCCCCAACACTTTTATTTCCCTTGAATCGGTGGCATCTAGCTTTGCTCTAAGATATTCTCTGTGCTTCCAGTGAATGTCTCAGCTTCCAGATTGTTCATGGAAGAAATGAGACTCGGAATCTGGATGAGCAAAATAACTGCTGAGTGGACTTTGAGACTCCTAGCCACCACTCAGATTCAGAGCTCCAGGAAGTGCACTAATGGCGGGGGAGGAGACAGGACACACAGATGCTGTGTGATGTAGTAGTTGGATATTTGAGCAAGACTTAGTCTTCCTAACACCAGCACAGACTGTTTTGGGCCATTCTGTGTTGCTTACTGGGTTGGGTGCAGCTGCCTCAAGCGGCAGCATCAAGTGAGCAGCAGCAACCAAACGCTGGCAGCTTCGGTGGGAGGGGCTGGTCAGAAGTCCTGAGGCCCACACAGGACCCGAGCAGAGCACAGATACTCCAAGCTCCGAGTATCCCAGGAAGCTCTAGTGTTATACTGTGTAACAGGTGGTACAGAGCCAGGTCAGGTGTGATGCATGAAGCTGTAGACTCAGGTCATGCATTGGGTAGGGCCAGGGAGTTCGAGCCACTGTTCTTGGGAGTGGCAAGAGTCCAGAATGATACTCAGGTGGGCCTGGGCAGAACCTCTGGCTGTCAGTGGAGAGAAGGGTACAGGGGCTGACCGGTGTGTTTCCTGGTGCCTTACTGCGCCAGTGTAAACCAGCTGACTGCTCGGAATACATAATTCCCATgcacctcactgcctgcctgaggGAACACCAACACTCTCTAATGCCCCCTCCAGCCCCAGTGCAAGGTCCATCCCCAGTGTACTGGGAACATGGAGTCTTCataggcaggctgggcaggggtaTACAAACCAGCAACAATATGCAGTTTTTCAAGAGGTTAAGGGAAAGGGGAAAAGTGGGAACCTGAGGATATCAAATTTGGATGGCAGATTCCTTTAATCCCATCATCCTATGGGCCTTGTGTGCCTGCTGCCATGTTTCCACTGTGCTGCTGTTCACAGGGTGGTCCTGGGCTCAAGAGTTGGTTGTTGGGTCCAGTTGGACCCCTGGGACACAGTCGGTGTTACCATACAGGGATGTCTTTGGGGCCCCTGGGAAGAAAATGGTCGTGGGCTTCTGTCTTCTAGCATGTGTTAACTGCAGCCGACTCTCAAGGGTGGGGCTCCTTGAATAGTTCCTGCTCTGCGGGGGTGGGGAAAGGAACCATGTGAGTTCCttctctgaagtcaggagccagagtttgcCAGGGGACTGTCCTTACTGAGCTGCTGGATTGCTCTGGGTGGCTCGTCAGGGGAGAGGCTCTGCTTCCTGTGCTGTCCTGCTCACCTTTCCCCTGCAACAGGGAACCCCCCGCCACGGGGGGCTGATTTGCCTTTCctgtttgttctttctctctgctgccaCAGTACTGGTATCCCAGTGTCAACAACCACTGTTCTGCGGCTGGAACTCTTATTCAGGTGTGCACCTCCCGGGTGCTTCGGGTTTTCTTGGTAAAGCAGGAAGCAAATGCTGGTTTTCTGTATATGGGCATCATGAATATCCACTGTTTTTCTCCTTGAAGTGTTAATGCTTGAatgcttcatttttcttaaacTATAATCAGTGATTCCATGGTCTCATGATTCTGGAGAAATGTAAGCAAATAAGTGTATATACTACCAAATAAGTGTCATCTCTCATAGAACTGTTATATATGCATAGCTATGGACAGCACTGCTGTTTCATATATAAGATCTCCCTAGGTTAGTATGTTTAAAAATGAACTCCCAGTTCTCCCCATTGGATTTTTAGACCTTCAGCTTCTTCATCTTGTTTCATGAATTTCTGCCTGCCTTTTTGCTGAAGACCAATGCCTCTGTTTCCTTTTGTACTTTTTTTACACCTAACATCTAACCACTAAAGAATATCTATCTGCTTTCTTCATTACATGTATCATATATTTAGGGtctaatattttttaatgtagcaATACCACCCTAAACCATCATCTTTCCTATGAGTTATTACCTTAGTTCCctacattactttaaaaaaaatacatagccaTTCTTTCCTTACAATAGCTACTTGGCACAGCATGTCTTCTGCTCAGAACTCACCAGTGGCTATCCTTTTCCCTCAAAAGAACATCCAGGATGCTCACAAGGCCTTTCAAGATATGGCCCTCTCTTGCATCTAACTTCCTGTACTAGCAACTCCTCCTTGTTCATAGCTTTCttaatacttaaaaatatatacatatatatatttttaaagatttattcattttattacagccagatatacacagaggaggagagacagagaggaagaccttccgtccgatgattcactccccccaagtgagccgcaacgggctggtgtgcgccgatccgaagctgggaacctggaacctccaccaggtctcccacgcgggtgcagggtcccaatgcatgggccgtcctctcctgctttcccaggccacaagcagggagctggatgggaagtggagctgctgggattagaaccggcgcccatatgggatcccggggctttcaaggcgaggactttagctgcttaggccacgctgctgggtccaaaatatatatatttgataggcagagttagagcggattttccatccactgcctcactctccatgtggctgcaacagctaaatCAGGGCCAGTTGAGACAGGAGCCACCCTGCGTTTCCTGTGTccaggcaggagcccaagcacttgggccaccctccactgcattcccaggccattaacaggagcTGGTTCATAAGAGAAGCTGGAAATCAAAACTGCCAATATGTGATGACTGCACTACCTTAGCTTATACATCATAGAGCCAGCCCCCTGATCCTCCTTAAACAcaccttgaaattttttttttcagggttgTGCCTccgtgtatttttttcctttacttgaACAAATCTTGACTTTGATATGTCTTCCTTAATGTTCTGAGTCATTGCATTTCATGTGTCAACCTGGACAGTCATATTTCCATCACCACCAACTTTCCTTTAATTACTCTTTTACCCTGTATTACTGTCCTAGTATTTCACATTATTTTCTCTTAATACTAGAATTGTTAATTTATATATTCCAAACAACATAGTGGCTGGATTATAGTAAGCCTTCCCTAAATGTAGGCTAGACATGGGTGGAAACGCATGAACTCTATCACATTAGCTTCCTTTGATAAGGACACACAgtggtttcatttcttcttcaggCCAGCCATTTACATTTTGATGATCTCAGTTCATGGGATAGAGGATTAATTACCTGCAACAAAGATAGCACCTCTTAacaaaacagttacattttcccTTTTATTAGTGGCCTGGCTAGCTCTACTGTGATGTATTTTGGAGATtacagaaagcagcaaaaaccGCTAAATAGCTCCTGAAACCCTCCTACTATTTCCTCCAACATTACAGCCTCAATTGCCACACATTTATTATGTAAAACAGTGGATGCAGCCTCACCAAATGCCCTACCAGTAGAAACAGGGATGTTTCCTTTTTCAGGCTGAAAGGGATAGCTCATCTTATATGGCCTTACATCAATACGTTTGAGTTCTTATGGCCACACGCTCCATTCTGTTCTTCACCATCTATACTCCCAGATGCCATTTGCAGTGTCTCCCTGGCTGGCATACATGTCCACGTTTCAGATTCAAGGGATTCTTCACTGTCCTCTTAACGCAAAATAAATGCCATTTCAGTTTGTTGCCCTTTAGGACGAATTGATGGTTTTTCCTTCTAGGATTTGTtactaaaaaaaggaaatttggatATTGGGTAGAGAAATAGTAGTCTCTCACAAAAACTCAtaatttttcattacaaaatagTCTGTAATGTTAGATTTTCTGTGTAATTCAAAATCTGCACctgttaaatttttttatagaaacagttctcatttttaaaaatactttccagAGCTAgtttaaaagcatatttattcctttattggcaacacacacacacacacacacacacacactcattctttctctgagaaaaaaatcctgcatccactcattcactaagtggccacacagccagtTCTGGAGCAAGCCCAAGTCAGAAGTTCCATCCTGATTTCCtacatggatgtcaggggcccaggAATGTGGGCCATCTATCACTGTCTTTCTTCCCAgggacataagcaggaagctggatcacaagtggaactgGCTTTTCattaggggatgccagcatttaaaGTATTAGTGCATCCTTCGGTACTATAATGTTGTCCTCCCTATATTTATGTTTGCTAAAAATTTCATTCCAAAACAATATTGAATTGTGGCTAGCGATGTTGGAAAATACAAATTTGGGGGTTTTCTGACAGGTCACATCCcgtttgtatttttttcccttagcAGTTCTGCTTAATAATCTACTTACACATAGGGCTTTTGTCCCGTAAGAATTTCCTGACAACATAAGGGATCAGATTTGACTAAAGCTTTCTCATATTTATGATAACACATAATACAGTAAAATCAAATCTGGGATaaacatttaatgaaatattttctgtgtGTACCTTCCAAATACAGAACGATAGCTTTGATACATAACTGTGATATTCTTTCAATGCACTACTCTAAGAGTTCTTATATGTAATAATACACAATACTTCCATGAATAGTGAGAAAGATACTGTTTATTCTTAGGCCTACTTACAATTGATTAAATCAAAGCAGAATTCTCAGAGCCAAGATAGTCTTGGAAAAGATCTGTGCTATGGCTAGAGGCCTTCCTATGTTTACTACATTAGCAATTCTCTGTTTTATAAATCTGCTAAAGTGTAGTGGGTTTCCAGTAACAGGCTTTTCTATctgaattaatattttcattatgcCACCAAAATTCTCACATGTGCCCCATGCCCATATTCACATCTGTGGGAAGTCTTTGCTTACAGTGGATGACAAGAACAAAATGTGCACAAAGAATCAGAAAATTCATATGTAGACTTGTGCACCATGATTAAATTCTATTCCACATTCCTTATATTCAAAGGATTTTTCACTgatgtgaattctctgatgttgaGTTAACTGTGAGCCACGAGTAAAGGACTTCCCACACTCCTTACATTGGTATGGTTTTTCACCAGTATGTATCCTCTGATGTCGGGAAAGATGTGAACTCTGGGTAAAAGCCTTTCTACATTCTTTGCATTCGTAGGGTTTCTCACCAgtatggattctctgatgtaaaGTAAGTTGAGAGCCATGACTGAAGGCCTTCCCACATTCCTTGCACTCATACGGTTTTTCTCCAGTATGAATTCGCTGATGTTGAGTAAGCTGAGAACCACGAATAAAGGCCTTCCCGCATTCCTTACACTGATATGGTTTCTCACCAGTATGAATTCTTTGATGTTGTATAAGTAGTAAACCACGAGCAAAGGCCTTTCCACATTCACTGCATACATAGGGTTTCTCACCAGTATGAAGTCTCTGATGTTGGGAAAGGTGTGAACTCTGAGTAAAGGCCATTCTACATTCTTTACATTCATATGGTTTTTCACCAGTATGAATTCGTTGATGTTGAGTAAGCTGTGAGCCACGAATAAAAGACTTCCCACATTCcttacattcatagggtttctcaCCAGTGTGAATTCTCTCATGTTGAGTAAGTTCTGACCCACGACTAAAGTTTTTTCCACATTCTTTACACTCATAGGGTTTCTCACCAGTATGAATCCTTTGATGTCGAGTAAGGAGTGAGCCACGGttgaaagcttttccacattccttACACTGATAGGGCTTCTCAccagtgtgaattctctggtGTTGAGTAAGTTGCGAGCCATGACTGAAGGTCTTCCCACATTCCTTACACTCATATGGCTTTTCATTGGTATGAATTCTCTGGTGTTGAGTAAGTTGTGAGCCACGGAtaaaggctttcccacattctTCACATTTGTAGggtttttctccagtgtgaaTCCTTTGATGTTGCATAAGGAGTGAGCCCCGGATAAAAGCCTTTCCACATTCCTTACATTCATATGGCTTTTCCCCATTATGAATTTTCTGATGTTGAGAGAGCTGTGAGCCACAAATAAAAGCTTTCCCACATTCCTTGCATTCATAGGGTTTCTCACCAGTATGAATCCTCTTATGCAGAATAAGTTGCGAGAGCTGAGTGAAGACCTTTCTACATTCTTTACATTCATACAGCTTCTCACCAGTATGAAGTCTCTGGTGCAAAGtaagttgtgagttctgagtaaAGGCCTTCCCACATTCTTTACATTCGTAAGGTTTCTCACCAGTATGGACTTTCTGATGTCGAGTGAGTTGTGAACTACGAATAAAAGCTTTCCCACATTCTTCACATTTATATGGCTTTTCACCAGTATGAATTCTGTGATGTAAAATAAGTTGCGAGCTTTGAGTAAAGGCCTTCCCACATTCTTTGCATGCATAGGGTTTCTCACCAGTATGGAGTCTCTGATGAAGACTGAGCTGTGAGTCACGACTAAAGGCCTTTCCACATTGCTTGCATTCATAGGGCTTTTCCCCAGTATGAATGCTCTGATGTTGAGTTAGGTGTGAAGCTCGTCtaaaggctttcccacattcCTTACATTTATAGGGCTTCTCAGTAGAAGGACATCGTGGATGTTGAGATAAGTAAGTGTGCTGATTGAAAATGGACATTTTTTCAAATGTAATCATTCCTTCCCTGGTAAATTCCTTGATGTTCTTGTTGCTTTTCCAACTTGTCTTGGATTTCCAGATACTCTATAGGATTAGATTCCTGAAGATCACAACTGCCAAGCTTGTCACTCATTTCCCATTGAGATAATTCTGTTCCATAGTATCTCTTTCTGGAGATAGGTCCTTACATACATACCTTGAAGGCAAGTCAGAaacataaaacattaaataatttaGAAGAAATGTAACTTCAGT
Coding sequences within it:
- the LOC131482208 gene encoding zinc finger protein 850 isoform X2, encoding MESSWWEIMERLTKHSVECSSFRDDWECKSQFEREEIPQEGHFSQMILTEDMSTFRTQHQTIRSDEKLLECKECGKDFSFVSVLIRHQRIHTGEKPYECNECGKAFGSGANLAYHQRIHTGEKPYACKECGKAFGSGSNLTHHQRIHTGEKPYECRECGKAFSFGSGLIRHQIIHSGEKPYECKECGKSFNFESALTRHQRIHTGEKPYECKDCGKAFGSGSNLTQHRRIHTGEKPYVCKSCGMAFSSGSALTRHQRIHTGEKPYVCNECGKTFSFGSALTRHQRIHTGEKPYICKECGKAFNSGSDLTQHQRIHTGEKPYECKECEKAFRSGSKLIQHQRMHTGEKPYECKECGKTFGSSSDLIQHQRIHTVVKPYECKECGKTFGSGSKLIQHQLIHTGEKPYKCKQCGKSFNSGSALNRHQRIHTGKKPYECKECGKAFHGIWRLTQHRTVHTGEELYECKEHGKTFRRCSELSQHPRCPSTEKPYKCKECGKAFRRASHLTQHQSIHTGEKPYECKQCGKAFSRDSQLSLHQRLHTGEKPYACKECGKAFTQSSQLILHHRIHTGEKPYKCEECGKAFIRSSQLTRHQKVHTGEKPYECKECGKAFTQNSQLTLHQRLHTGEKLYECKECRKVFTQLSQLILHKRIHTGEKPYECKECGKAFICGSQLSQHQKIHNGEKPYECKECGKAFIRGSLLMQHQRIHTGEKPYKCEECGKAFIRGSQLTQHQRIHTNEKPYECKECGKTFSHGSQLTQHQRIHTGEKPYQCKECGKAFNRGSLLTRHQRIHTGEKPYECKECGKNFSRGSELTQHERIHTGEKPYECKECGKSFIRGSQLTQHQRIHTGEKPYECKECRMAFTQSSHLSQHQRLHTGEKPYVCSECGKAFARGLLLIQHQRIHTGEKPYQCKECGKAFIRGSQLTQHQRIHTGEKPYECKECGKAFSHGSQLTLHQRIHTGEKPYECKECRKAFTQSSHLSRHQRIHTGEKPYQCKECGKSFTRGSQLTQHQRIHISEKSFEYKECGIEFNHGAQVYI